The Diceros bicornis minor isolate mBicDic1 chromosome 26, mDicBic1.mat.cur, whole genome shotgun sequence sequence aaaaataatttggatttcgtcaaaattaaaaaattttgtaaatcaaaagacactatcaagaaagtgaaaagaaacctacagaatgggagaaaatatttgcaaatcatatatctgataagggtctagtatccagaatatataaaaaactattacaactcaacaacaaagataACTCAATCTATATACGGGTAAAGGACTTGAAcagcatttctccaaggaagacatacaaatggccaacaagcacatgaaaagatgcttaacatcactagtcattagagaaatgcaaatcaaaaccacaatgagataccacttaatGCCCACAAGGATGGCcaaaatagaaaaattggaaaataacaagtgttgaggaGAATGGGGAGAAATTATAACCCTCATtcattgttgatgggaatgtaaaacggtgcaggCGCTGTGGAACagtcagttcctcaaaaagtgaaACATAGACTTGCCATGTGATCTAGTAATTACACtcctaaatatatatacaaaagaattaaaaagaggtgtttaaacaaaaatttgtatactaatgttcatagcaactcTATTCACAACActcaaaaggtagaagcaacaccaatgtccatcaatgaatgaatggataaacaaattgcagtacatccatacaagggaatattattcagccataaaaataatgaagttctgatacatggatgaatcttgaaaacattttgctaagtgaaagaagccaaacatgaAAGGTtacatgtatgattccatttacatgaaatagcCAAAACAGTAAATCCATCGAGGCAGAAAGCTGGCTAGTGGCTgcccagggctggaggaggggtaACGGGAGCGCCTGCTTCATGGTGACGGGGTTTCctttgggagtgatgaaaatgttttggaacctGACAGAGTTGATGGTtatacattgtgaatgtactaaatgccactgaactgtatactttaaaatggttaatttaatGTTATATGAattaaacctcaaaaaaaaaaaaaaaggaatgaagtacagacacacacactacaacatggacgCACCTTGAAAACATTcctgagtgagagaagccaggcacaaaagagcaCATAGTGTGTGACTGCATTTACATGAggtgtccagaataggtaaatccatagaggcagaaagcagattagtggctgccaggggctatAGCCCTAGGGCAATGTAAGTATGGGATTGCACTTTGAGATGAGGAAAATGTTCTGCaattaggtagtggtgatggttgcccaaatCTGTGAATGTACTGAAACTCATAGAGCTGTATACTTTAAGAGAGTCAATTTTATGGTTTGTGAAttaaatcttaattaaaaaacaaaaacaatgcctGAGGCCTTTCTTACAAGTCCACCCCCAAAACTCCCACACCCCTGCAGGCTGGGGAGTGCAGTCTGGAGCCCAGCTGGCCTCCCTCTCCACTCCGGCTTCTGGGTCACAGTCTCTGGAAGGGAGAGGAACTCAGCGTGGTACAGAGGTCCTGCCGTTTCGCGGGGAGCAGGAGCAGaaagcaggtgaggagagaatgcTGAGCCGGCCAAAGGAGGGGCCCAGCTATACATGGACCGAGGGGGGGCTGCTGTGGCTGGTGCCGCCCGAACAGGGGGTAGAGCAGGATGCCCCCCTTCCCCACCCATTTGTCCCCAGCCTCACGGTTTTTCTCATCGAGGTCCCCCCAGCCGGTCACCCAGCAGTTGTTCCGGTTCTGGAACTCGGAGGAGGAGGCCGGGACACAGATGGGCTGGACGTACTTATTGTAGGTGACGGAGGAGGAGAGCTTCAGCAGGGCGATGTCATTGAGCAAAGCCCCCTGGGATTGCGGGTACATAATAATATCCTGCACTCTGTAACGATGGTAGAAGGCCCACAGGTTCCAGAAAGGTGGCCTAGAAGACTGCTCGCCAAACTGGACCGTCCACTCTGAGGGATTCTTGTGCCTGGCAGGGGAGGAAAGAGGGGTCAGGGGTCCTCAAAGGAGGGTGGGCCACCTCAGCACACCTGGGCCAGATCCATGAGGCGAGACCGCCGGGGCTGCTACTGGGGCTCAGCCTGAATGCTGTTAGCAGCTCTTCTTAGGGACCAACGCCTCCAGTGGAGAAATGGTGAGAGCCGGGAGAGGCCACAACCCAAGTCCCAGACCCTGGTGATGTGGCGGGGCGGcgggcagtggggggtgggggtgggcaggagggtgcctccctctgcctctctctcatcTGGCCAGTGACTCAACTAGCCCCTCACCTCCAGGAGCCCTCCTAAGAAAAGAATGAGCAGAGTGGAATCAAAACAGCTTCCGTGGTGACTGTCGCCCCCAGCCAGGCTCTGCGCCCAGCACTTACCCACCTCAGCTTACTCCTCCCACCCCTGGTACACCTCTACTGGGAAGTGGGATGAGGAAGGTGAAGGCTGGTGGTGCCATTTGTggagaagagaaaacaagagagaaaagaaaagaacaagacaCACCAATGTGCGTGGCAATCTTCCGGAAGAAAATGAACAAGGTTCCCACCAGAGGCACTTACAGGAACTCGCGTGGATGTAACCGGCTGCCCCCAGGCCTAGGGCTCAGGAGAACAGGAGGGCCAGGCGTGCGCGCAGGTCCCAGTGGAGCCCCAGTCCCTCCACCCCCGCTACGGTCAGCAAGCCGCCAGCCCCTAGACTCACTTGACGAAGCAGTGCGCGGCCGAGAGCACCCAGCGGCGGCTGAGCAGGCTCGCTCCGCAGTGGTGGCCTTTAGGCAGGCGCAGGCTGCCCATCCACGGCCAGCGCCCGCGCACCGAGTCTTTTCCGCCCATCACGAGCGTGTGGATGTTCCGTTGGCCACAGGGCCCTGGGATGGGCAGACGGACACGCGGCTCAGCTGCAGGAGACAGGCCCACCCTGCGTGCCCTCGCCCGTTGGGGTGCGCGAAGGGAAGGGGCTCCCCGGAAAACCGCGCACGTGCTGGGGTCGTCACTCTACGAAGGGGACGCTGGGAGCCCTCCCCACCTGGTCCGCAGGTGCCCGCCCCTTTCCCCCAGGGGCCCATCAGTTACATGTGAGCACCGACGAGTTGTTGAAACCTGGgagtagagagagaaaagatgaggcGCCCTTTGCTCTCCGGCCCAGGTACCCTGCGCAGAGAAGCGCGTGTCCTGGGCGCCTTACCTGGATACAGCACGACCTGATCCTTCAACCCTGAGGAGAGGCGAGAAAGTAAGCTCCCCTGGGTCTCCACGTGCTCCATCCTCCCCCAACACCCCTCGCTCGGCCGGCAGCCCCCGCCTGAGCTCACCCCGCCTCCCGAGTTCGACTCCCACCAACAGCTGCGCCAGCAGCAGCGCCCCGACCCGCACGTCCATGGCCTCCTCTCCCGGCCGCTAACTTGGCGCCCCCTCTGCTTCCGCCTGCTCCAGGGCCCGCTGGGGGCGCCCCCTGGGGGAGAGGGAGCGACAGGAATCCTGGCCGCCACCTTCTCCCAGCTCGCCCTCGCTGGGTCCTAGGGCTGTTGGGGAACATCACACCTCACAGTGCCCCAGCTTTGAGCTCCTGCTGGGCTGGGTCCCCCAACCACACCCCTTGGGATGGCCCAGGCACCAGCGCATCCAAACAATCCCTTTCCTGCCTGCAACCCTGAGGTTCTGGCTGCCCCTTTGCTACCCACTCCTTCCTCTAGGAACGACTAGGGACCTGGCCCGCAGCCAGGCCTCCCCAAAGGCACGCTGATGAGTCCTCCTTGAGTGCGCATTGGAGGCCTAGCACTGTGTCACCTGCTGTTAAAAGCGATgctccgggctggccccgtggcttagcggttgagtgcgcgcgctccgctgctggcggcgggAGTTCCGATCCGACccggggcgcgcaccaacgcaccgcttctccagccatgctgaggccgcgtcccacatgcagcaactagagggatgtgcagctatgacatacaactatctactggggctttggggggaaaataaataaataaataaaattaaaaaaaaattaaaaacgatGCTCCTGTACAGGACCCACAGAGTGAAAGCTGACCTGATTTTGACCACCTGGGGGGGCTCTTAGCCTCCCTGTCTGCCTGCTGCCCCTCAACAGGCCCCACCAACTCTGTAGAGCCTAGAGGCAGCTTTCCTTTCTTGTGGGCGATGTTTCAGGGCACCAAAGTCACCAAGCTGGCTCTTCAGTCATAGATGTGAATGGACAACTGAGTCAGGGTCCACAAGACCACCCTAAGTCAATGATTCActggaaggactcacagaactcggAAAAGCTGTTCTCATGGTTATGCTTTAGTACAATGAATGGATACAGGTAACATCAGCAAATGGAAAAGGTGCAGAGGACAGAACCCAGGAGAGACCAGGTGCAAGCTCCCAGCTGTCCCCTCCCAGTTGAGTCAGAAAGACAGCACTTAATTCTCCCAGCAATGACATGTGAAGTATTGCCAACCAGGGCAGCTCACCTGAGCCTCGGTGTCTGGAGTTTTTATTGGGGTTCCATCACATAGGCATGGAGCGCCCACATGGCTGACCTTAGTTCTCAGactccagcccctccagaggtCCAGCTGATACAGTGTGGCTCAAGGCCCCATCATAAGTCACACTGTTAGCATGAGCTCTCTGGCCTGACCCAAGGCCCCCAGTCTTCAGAGACACTCTTTTCAGGCAGGaga is a genomic window containing:
- the LOC131422035 gene encoding serine protease 41-like, with translation MDVRVGALLLAQLLVGVELGRRGLKDQVVLYPGFNNSSVLTWPCGQRNIHTLVMGGKDSVRGRWPWMGSLRLPKGHHCGASLLSRRWVLSAAHCFVKHKNPSEWTVQFGEQSSRPPFWNLWAFYHRYRVQDIIMYPQSQGALLNDIALLKLSSSVTYNKYVQPICVPASSSEFQNRNNCWVTGWGDLDEKNPLPPPHNLQEVQVSIINNSRCNYLFQQPHVLKRIREDMICAGAEEGGIDSCKVSVLGQTRALLEPGTTLPSLGLRATRMTPTNPPSEFIHEKIILALIYPACNTSFLF